The following are encoded together in the Acinetobacter radioresistens DSM 6976 = NBRC 102413 = CIP 103788 genome:
- the glmU gene encoding bifunctional UDP-N-acetylglucosamine diphosphorylase/glucosamine-1-phosphate N-acetyltransferase GlmU: MSTSVIILAAGKGTRMRSHLPKVLQPLAGRPLLGHVIETAKKLQAENIITIYGHGGQLVQDAFVEEKIQWVEQAEQLGTGHAVQMTLPVLPKEGISLILYGDVPLVRQQTLEQLLEASRETGIGMITLTVDNPAGYGRIVRESGKIQAIVEHKDASDEQRLINEINTGIYCVSNAKLHQWLPQLSNDNVQGEYYLTDIVAMAVADGLEIASIQPELAFEVEGINDRLQLSALERDFQQQQAKDLMQQGVHLIDPSRFDLRGTLKAGQDVRIDINVIIEGDCELGDFVEIGAGCVLKNTKIAAGTKVQPYSVFENAVVGENTQIGPFARLRPGAKLGNDVHIGNFVEVKNTSIGTGSKANHFTYLGDAEVGENSNIGAGTITCNYDGANKHKTIIGNEAFVGSNSSLVAPVRIGNGATVGAGSVITRDVEDYSLAFERAKQLSKENYQRPQKIKK; encoded by the coding sequence ATGTCTACAAGCGTTATTATTCTTGCGGCAGGTAAAGGAACCCGAATGCGTTCCCATTTACCTAAAGTCTTACAACCTCTGGCAGGGCGTCCATTGCTTGGTCATGTGATTGAGACCGCAAAAAAACTACAAGCTGAAAATATTATTACGATTTATGGCCATGGTGGCCAACTGGTTCAAGATGCATTTGTTGAAGAAAAAATTCAATGGGTAGAACAGGCAGAACAGCTCGGAACCGGACATGCGGTTCAAATGACGCTGCCAGTATTACCTAAAGAAGGTATTTCCCTGATTCTATATGGTGATGTGCCGTTAGTGCGCCAGCAGACATTAGAACAGCTGCTGGAGGCATCCAGAGAAACCGGTATTGGCATGATTACTTTAACTGTAGACAATCCAGCAGGTTATGGCCGAATTGTACGTGAAAGTGGCAAAATTCAGGCAATTGTCGAGCACAAAGATGCGTCGGATGAGCAGCGTCTGATTAATGAAATCAATACCGGTATTTATTGTGTTAGTAATGCCAAGCTGCATCAGTGGCTGCCGCAGCTTTCCAATGACAATGTACAGGGTGAATATTACCTGACTGACATTGTAGCGATGGCCGTGGCAGACGGTCTGGAGATTGCATCAATTCAACCAGAACTGGCATTTGAAGTTGAAGGAATAAATGACCGCCTGCAACTTTCTGCACTGGAACGCGATTTTCAGCAGCAGCAGGCGAAAGATCTTATGCAGCAAGGGGTGCATTTGATTGATCCTTCACGCTTTGATTTACGTGGAACATTAAAAGCCGGCCAAGATGTGCGAATTGATATTAATGTCATTATTGAGGGCGACTGTGAACTCGGTGATTTTGTCGAGATTGGCGCAGGCTGTGTTCTCAAAAATACTAAAATTGCGGCTGGAACCAAAGTCCAGCCATATAGCGTATTTGAAAACGCGGTAGTGGGTGAAAATACCCAGATTGGGCCATTTGCCCGCCTTCGTCCGGGCGCAAAACTTGGCAATGATGTACATATTGGTAATTTTGTTGAAGTGAAAAATACCTCTATCGGTACAGGCTCGAAAGCCAATCATTTTACTTATTTAGGGGACGCTGAAGTCGGCGAAAATTCCAATATTGGTGCAGGCACAATTACCTGTAATTATGATGGTGCCAACAAGCACAAGACCATTATTGGTAATGAGGCCTTTGTCGGTTCAAATAGCTCACTGGTTGCCCCGGTCAGAATAGGTAATGGCGCAACAGTTGGTGCAGGCTCAGTCATTACCCGTGATGTTGAAGATTATTCTCTGGCTTTTGAACGTGCCAAACAGCTCTCCAAAGAAAACTATCAGCGTCCACAAAAAATTAAAAAATAG
- the glmS gene encoding glutamine--fructose-6-phosphate transaminase (isomerizing), which yields MCGIVGGVAERNIINILIEGLKRLEYRGYDSAGVALLHNGQIVRERRVGKVAMLEEAVRDSQISGSVGIAHTRWATHGKPTEDNAHPHISGNVAVVHNGIIENYQELKDDLEALGYVFTSQTDTEVVAHLVNDALKSTSNLLEAVNQVVPQLKGAYALGIIHTDHPDELITVREGSPLVIGVGIGENFISSDQLALLPITNRFIYLEEGDIARLTRNSIEVYAHGQRIDRPVKELDATVSNASKGEYKHYMLKEIYEQPEAIQQTISQALNSDHLREDFLESAENDFKNIQQVQIIACGTSYHAGMIAKYWFEQIIGLSCQVEIASEFRYRSPVIIANTLYICISQSGETADTLAALRDTKKRAAEKNIPITTMTICNVATSSMVRETDHYLLTLAGPEIGVASTKAFTTQLAALMLLILKVGQVKQSISAQQIAEITAELWHCPKVILDTLQHDSEILRLSELFVEKQHCLFLGRGIHYPIALEGALKLKEISYIHAEGYAAGELKHGPLALVDNDMPVVILAPQDDMLDKLKSNMEEVQARGGELFVFADENSGIQEKERQHVVSIPTVTACLAPIVYSVPVQLLSYHVAVLRGTDVDQPRNLAKSVTVE from the coding sequence ATGTGCGGTATTGTTGGTGGCGTTGCTGAACGTAATATTATTAATATTTTAATTGAAGGCCTAAAACGCCTTGAATACCGGGGTTATGACTCAGCCGGTGTTGCCCTGCTGCATAATGGCCAGATTGTACGCGAACGCCGTGTCGGTAAAGTAGCCATGCTGGAAGAAGCAGTTCGTGACAGCCAGATTAGCGGTTCGGTCGGTATTGCTCATACGCGCTGGGCCACTCATGGTAAACCGACTGAAGATAATGCTCACCCGCATATCTCTGGTAATGTTGCAGTTGTTCATAACGGTATTATTGAGAATTACCAGGAACTCAAAGATGACCTGGAAGCTCTCGGCTATGTCTTCACCTCACAGACCGATACCGAAGTAGTGGCGCATCTGGTTAATGATGCCCTTAAATCAACCTCAAATCTGCTAGAAGCAGTTAATCAGGTGGTTCCACAGTTAAAAGGTGCCTATGCACTGGGAATTATCCATACTGATCATCCGGATGAGTTAATTACAGTACGTGAAGGCTCACCTCTTGTGATTGGAGTAGGTATTGGCGAGAACTTTATTAGCTCTGACCAGCTGGCATTGCTTCCGATCACCAACCGTTTTATCTATCTGGAAGAAGGTGATATTGCACGCCTCACCCGTAACAGTATTGAAGTTTATGCTCATGGCCAGCGTATTGACCGTCCGGTAAAAGAGCTAGACGCTACAGTAAGCAATGCATCTAAAGGTGAATATAAGCACTATATGCTCAAAGAAATTTATGAGCAGCCGGAAGCGATTCAGCAGACAATATCTCAGGCTCTAAATAGTGACCACCTGCGTGAAGATTTTCTGGAAAGTGCTGAAAATGATTTCAAGAATATCCAGCAGGTACAGATTATTGCCTGTGGCACCAGCTATCATGCCGGTATGATTGCCAAATACTGGTTTGAACAGATTATCGGGCTATCCTGCCAAGTCGAAATCGCCAGCGAATTCCGTTATCGTTCGCCGGTAATTATAGCAAATACCCTATATATCTGTATTTCTCAGTCTGGTGAAACTGCCGACACACTTGCTGCCCTGCGTGATACCAAAAAACGGGCTGCCGAGAAAAATATCCCTATTACCACCATGACGATTTGTAATGTTGCAACTTCATCAATGGTACGTGAAACAGATCATTATCTGCTGACTTTGGCAGGGCCAGAAATTGGTGTCGCCTCAACCAAGGCCTTCACTACCCAGCTGGCGGCATTAATGCTGTTAATATTAAAAGTCGGTCAGGTCAAGCAAAGTATTAGTGCTCAGCAGATTGCTGAGATTACGGCAGAGTTATGGCACTGTCCAAAAGTAATACTGGATACCTTGCAACATGACAGTGAGATTTTACGTCTCTCTGAGTTGTTTGTAGAAAAACAGCATTGTCTGTTTTTAGGCCGGGGAATTCATTATCCAATCGCGCTAGAAGGCGCGCTTAAATTGAAAGAAATTTCCTATATCCATGCTGAAGGCTACGCAGCGGGAGAATTAAAACACGGCCCACTGGCATTGGTAGATAACGATATGCCAGTAGTTATTCTTGCGCCACAAGATGACATGCTCGATAAATTAAAATCGAATATGGAAGAAGTACAGGCACGTGGTGGAGAATTATTTGTTTTTGCAGATGAGAACAGTGGTATACAGGAAAAAGAGCGTCAGCATGTGGTCAGCATTCCTACTGTAACTGCCTGCTTGGCACCTATTGTATATAGTGTTCCAGTGCAGTTATTGTCTTACCATGTTGCAGTGCTACGTGGTACTGATGTGGACCAGCCGCGTAATTTAGCCAAGTCCGTTACTGTTGAATAA
- a CDS encoding DMT family transporter encodes MYKSSRGWLNGLIGVIIFSGSLPATRVAVAGFTPEFLTVARAAIAGLLALLVLKILKEKWPKRTYVSSLVIVSLGVVIGFPLCTALALQYISASYSIVFIALLPLSTAIFGVIRGEQWPQPLFWLFALLGSSGVMSFMLLKVQGENSMSGNLWMLAAITVCGLGYAEGGKLSRQLGGWQVISWALVISLPLMLMLSYVYLPQSFSQITISELLALLYVAFFSMFLGFIFWYQGLAQGGVLAVGQLQLLQPFLGLGLSAWLLNETVSPIMWGISLMVVICVAGAKKFSVYPSSTNSINNVKQS; translated from the coding sequence ATTTATAAGTCATCTAGAGGCTGGTTAAATGGGCTGATTGGCGTAATTATTTTTTCAGGCTCCCTGCCTGCAACCCGAGTCGCTGTAGCAGGTTTTACCCCAGAGTTTTTAACTGTTGCCCGTGCAGCAATTGCCGGATTGCTGGCCTTATTGGTCTTAAAAATATTGAAAGAGAAATGGCCTAAACGTACTTATGTGAGCTCTCTGGTAATTGTATCTTTAGGCGTTGTTATAGGCTTCCCTTTATGTACTGCACTTGCGTTGCAATACATTAGTGCATCATATTCAATTGTCTTTATTGCTCTGCTGCCCCTATCTACAGCTATTTTTGGGGTAATACGTGGTGAACAGTGGCCCCAGCCTTTATTTTGGCTATTTGCACTTCTGGGGAGCAGTGGTGTCATGAGTTTTATGCTGCTTAAAGTACAGGGTGAAAATAGCATGTCTGGAAACCTTTGGATGCTAGCTGCCATTACGGTTTGTGGACTGGGTTATGCTGAAGGAGGAAAACTGTCGAGACAGCTTGGCGGGTGGCAAGTAATTTCTTGGGCTTTGGTAATTTCTTTACCGCTTATGCTCATGCTGAGTTATGTCTATCTACCACAAAGTTTTAGCCAGATTACTATTTCTGAGCTACTGGCGCTGTTATATGTCGCTTTCTTTAGTATGTTTCTCGGTTTTATTTTCTGGTATCAAGGCTTGGCACAAGGTGGGGTACTGGCAGTAGGACAATTACAACTGCTACAACCGTTTTTAGGTTTAGGCTTGTCTGCTTGGTTATTGAATGAAACCGTAAGCCCGATAATGTGGGGGATTTCACTCATGGTTGTCATTTGCGTAGCAGGAGCTAAAAAATTTTCGGTATATCCATCGTCTACTAATTCTATAAACAATGTAAAACAATCTTAA